A genomic window from Scatophagus argus isolate fScaArg1 chromosome 17, fScaArg1.pri, whole genome shotgun sequence includes:
- the LOC124075199 gene encoding uncharacterized protein LOC124075199, with translation MGKPLSRPDCLRQNPRCLGKGDEDETYIEDCYVPQRSIYDTMRINEQIDQGTKLCQPSRSTLGSGGEARGEMSTLSSNGTIGADLGGVFLSRNADNSGGVKKLDERVIFDALKLTGDPQIISPPVGIVSSVLPIAPSSSGSGGVAAVAKRRHQGGDKRDNPNRRSWKAFMPPSYPEFAERLEFSSVEGAEKRLSGAGIPLSPAQPVPSPLPPIHPYLIDSFLTSLYPLPCILCSPHSPCLLLTFFDTHS, from the coding sequence ATGGGGAAGCCCCTGAGCCGTCCGGACTGCCTGAGGCAGAACCCTCGCTGCCTTGGAAAAGGTGATGAGGATGAGACGTACATAGAGGATTGCTACGTCCCCCAGCGATCCATATATGATACCATGCGCATCAATGAACAAATTGACCAAGGGACCAAGCTGTGTCAGCCTTCCAGGAGCACTCTAGGTTCTGGTGGGGAAGCAAGAGGAGAGATGAGTACGCTATCCAGCAATGGCACCATTGGAGCCGATTTAggtggtgtttttctctccaggAATGCAGATAATTCTGGTGGTGTGAAGAAACTAGATGAAAGAGTGATCTTTGATGCCTTAAAGCTAACTGGTGATCCCCAGATAATATCACCCCCAGTGGGCATTGTAAGTTCAGTTTTACCTATTGCCCCATCCTCATCTGGTTCTGGTGGGGTAGCTGCAGTGGCCAAGAGGCGACACCAAGGGGGTGATAAGAGGGACAATCCAAACCGTCGCTCTTGGAAAGCCTTCATGCCCCCAAGTTATCCAGAGTTTGCCGAGAGACTTGAGTTTTCTTCTGTTGAAGGAGCAGAAAAACGTCTCTCTGGGGCAGGGattcctctttctcctgcacAGCCTGTTccttctcccctcccccccatcCACCCCTACCTCATCGACTCCTTCCTTACTTCCTTATACCCCCTCCCCTGTATCCTCTGCTCCCCGCACTCCCcctgtctcctcctcaccttcttTGACACCCACAGTTAG